One genomic region from Thermoleptolyngbya sichuanensis A183 encodes:
- a CDS encoding DNA starvation/stress protection protein DpsA: MAITASPIQTFEQMKDNPIGLEMNVTTAVCEGFNIVLASFQALYLQYQKHHFVVEGSEFYQLHGFFSEGYDEVQGHVHEIGERLNGLGGVPVASFSKLAELCCFTPEPDGVFSCRAMVEHDLSAEQEIIKVIRRQAGQAESLGDRATRHLYEKILLESEDRAFHLSHFLAHDSLTPAFTLASQN, translated from the coding sequence ATGGCTATTACGGCAAGTCCGATTCAAACCTTTGAGCAGATGAAAGACAACCCCATCGGGTTGGAGATGAACGTCACCACAGCGGTTTGTGAAGGCTTTAACATTGTCCTGGCAAGCTTCCAAGCGCTGTATTTGCAATATCAAAAGCATCACTTTGTGGTGGAAGGCTCTGAGTTTTATCAACTGCACGGATTTTTCTCGGAAGGCTATGACGAGGTGCAGGGCCATGTCCATGAGATTGGTGAGCGGCTAAACGGTCTGGGCGGTGTGCCCGTTGCCAGCTTCAGCAAACTGGCAGAGCTATGCTGCTTTACGCCAGAGCCGGACGGCGTATTTTCCTGTCGGGCCATGGTGGAGCATGACCTGAGCGCAGAGCAGGAAATCATCAAGGTGATCCGGCGGCAGGCTGGGCAGGCAGAGAGCCTGGGCGATCGCGCCACTCGCCACCTCTATGAAAAGATCCTGCTGGAGTCGGAAGATCGCGCCTTCCACCTGTCGCACTTCCTGGCCCACGACAGCCTCACACCGGCCTTCACCTTAGCCAGTCAGAATTGA
- a CDS encoding bestrophin family protein codes for MPQPRWNLLLAPQKRSWFRSALQLRGSVVPYVLPRALLCGLFGELIAILHARDLAVSIPALSGLIPNIVLGLLLVFRTNTAYERFWEGRKLWGTLTNTTRNLARQIWVNVAEKNSQDRAQKISILRLLVAFAVATKLHLRKQSFEDLMLLDLLPKDYYFKLQNTNTPPLEIAFWISSYLQKQRRRNRLTAYQLDTMQKMISTMVDVLGGCERILRTPIPLAYVIHLKQLLLLYCLTLPFQLVADLQWATGPIVALITFTLLGIEEIGIEIENPFGTDANDLPLDAMCLNMLRDVEDLISLGSAWAIDSKPLAETQVQPKDAYAAE; via the coding sequence ATGCCTCAACCCCGTTGGAACCTCCTCCTTGCCCCCCAAAAGCGAAGCTGGTTTCGCTCTGCCCTGCAACTACGTGGCTCGGTCGTGCCCTACGTCTTGCCCAGAGCGTTGCTATGCGGACTGTTTGGAGAACTCATCGCCATCCTACATGCCCGTGACCTCGCAGTTTCGATTCCGGCGCTGTCTGGGCTGATTCCCAATATCGTGCTGGGCCTGCTGCTGGTCTTCCGCACCAACACCGCCTACGAGCGCTTCTGGGAAGGGCGAAAGCTGTGGGGCACCCTGACCAACACCACCCGCAACTTGGCGCGGCAAATCTGGGTAAATGTGGCTGAAAAGAATTCTCAAGATCGCGCCCAAAAGATTTCTATCTTGCGATTATTGGTTGCGTTTGCAGTGGCCACCAAGCTGCACCTCCGCAAACAGTCTTTTGAAGACTTGATGCTCCTTGATTTGCTCCCCAAAGATTACTACTTTAAGCTGCAAAATACCAACACGCCACCCTTAGAAATAGCCTTTTGGATTAGCAGCTATTTACAAAAGCAGCGCCGCCGAAATCGGCTTACAGCCTATCAACTCGACACAATGCAAAAAATGATTAGCACGATGGTCGATGTGCTGGGAGGATGTGAACGAATTTTAAGAACGCCTATTCCCCTGGCTTATGTGATTCATTTGAAACAATTGCTGTTGCTTTATTGCCTGACGTTGCCCTTCCAATTGGTCGCAGATTTACAGTGGGCGACCGGGCCCATCGTTGCTCTCATTACCTTTACGCTGCTGGGCATCGAAGAGATTGGCATTGAAATTGAAAACCCCTTTGGCACCGACGCAAACGATTTGCCGCTGGATGCAATGTGTTTAAATATGCTGCGGGATGTTGAAGATTTAATTAGTCTGGGGTCTGCTTGGGCAATTGATTCTAAGCCCTTAGCGGAAACTCAAGTTCAACCCAAAGATGCTTATGCTGCTGAATAG
- a CDS encoding LysR family transcriptional regulator gives MELRHLRYFITVAEELHFGRAAARLHMAQPPLSQQIRQLEEELGFQLFYRTKRSVQLTEAGAVFLAECRRIMQQLDQAVQLGQQVSRGERGQLVIGFVSSAAYSVLPTLLRGFRAAAPDVSLELHELTTDQQVQWLRDRRMDVGLVRPPVNEPDFCLMPLCEEPLVVALPQQHPLAQQPSVSLKDLAGKPFILFPRPLAPGLYDQIISLCHQGGFSPAIVQEAIQMQTIISLVAAEIGVAIVPLSLQNLQRTGVVYRELQEPTPKAAIALLTRQPDPSPTVQRFLAIAQKIGKS, from the coding sequence ATCGAACTGCGTCACCTGCGCTATTTCATCACCGTGGCCGAAGAACTGCACTTTGGGCGGGCCGCCGCACGGCTGCACATGGCCCAGCCGCCCCTCAGTCAGCAGATTCGTCAGCTAGAGGAGGAATTGGGCTTCCAGCTTTTCTACCGCACCAAGCGCAGCGTGCAGCTCACGGAGGCAGGCGCGGTGTTTTTGGCGGAATGTCGGCGAATCATGCAGCAGTTGGATCAGGCCGTGCAACTGGGGCAGCAGGTGAGCCGGGGCGAACGGGGACAACTGGTGATCGGCTTCGTCAGTTCCGCAGCCTACAGCGTGCTGCCGACGCTGCTCCGGGGCTTTCGCGCCGCTGCGCCGGATGTCAGCCTGGAACTGCACGAACTGACCACCGACCAGCAGGTGCAATGGCTGCGCGATCGCCGCATGGACGTGGGCCTCGTCCGCCCGCCCGTAAACGAGCCAGACTTCTGCCTGATGCCGCTGTGTGAGGAGCCGCTCGTCGTCGCCCTGCCCCAGCAGCATCCCCTCGCGCAGCAGCCGAGCGTGTCGCTCAAAGATTTGGCGGGCAAACCCTTCATTTTGTTTCCCCGGCCGCTGGCTCCCGGACTCTACGACCAGATCATTAGCCTCTGCCATCAGGGCGGCTTTAGCCCCGCCATCGTGCAGGAAGCAATCCAAATGCAGACCATTATCAGCCTAGTGGCCGCAGAAATCGGCGTGGCCATTGTTCCCCTGTCGCTGCAAAACCTCCAGCGCACCGGGGTTGTGTATCGCGAACTCCAGGAACCCACCCCCAAGGCGGCGATCGCCCTCCTCACCCGCCAGCCCGACCCCTCGCCCACTGTGCAGCGATTTTTGGCGATCGCCCAAAAAATAGGCAAGAGTTAG
- a CDS encoding peptide ligase PGM1-related protein, protein MQTLTVAPMVQGSDRFHTLQRQLRDRWQTIDQFDRGEHDILIVPSLTLDQRELQKVKGVHHYEERLLFSLIRLRNPGTRLIYVTSQPIHPSIIDYYLHLLPEIPYSHARDRLILLSTYDSHPKPLTQKILERPRLVQQIRSLLRPEKAYMSCFNATALERELSLQLDIPLYGLDPDLLYWGTKSGSRQAFAEANVPHPDGSLQTWTAEELVLATVDLWERRPDLKRMVVKLNEGFSGQGNALLDLRPLSAVAPGQASTEARREAIAQAFHYLSFQSDTETWDNFSSKIPELGAIVEAFIEGEEKRSPSVQCRITPLGEVEVLSTHDQILGGPDGQIFLGCRFPADESYRMRLQDYGYAVGKVLAEKGVLERFSIDFMAVRPDATEDWDLQAIEINVRKGGTTHPFMTLKLLTSGSYDPQTGLFLNQHGQPKYYIATDNLQSDRYLGLLPSDLMDIIVQHRLHFTPITETGSVFHIMGCLSEYGKLGLTSIGDSPQDAEDRYNQVIATLDQETEANLSHPFHPASHTPPINWHFHHEG, encoded by the coding sequence ATGCAGACATTGACGGTGGCTCCGATGGTGCAGGGTAGCGATCGCTTTCACACGTTGCAACGACAACTGCGCGATCGCTGGCAAACCATCGATCAATTTGACCGGGGAGAACATGACATTCTGATCGTTCCCTCCCTGACGCTGGATCAGCGCGAATTGCAAAAGGTCAAAGGGGTTCACCATTACGAAGAGCGGCTGCTGTTTTCGCTGATTCGCCTGCGGAATCCGGGCACGCGGCTAATCTACGTCACGTCGCAGCCAATTCACCCCAGCATCATCGACTACTATCTGCACCTGCTGCCCGAAATCCCCTACTCCCACGCCCGCGATCGCCTCATCCTGCTGTCTACCTACGATTCGCATCCCAAGCCCCTGACGCAAAAAATCCTGGAGCGGCCGCGCCTCGTCCAGCAAATCCGCAGCCTGCTGCGCCCCGAAAAAGCGTATATGTCCTGCTTCAACGCCACTGCGCTAGAGCGGGAACTGTCGCTTCAACTGGATATTCCGCTCTATGGGCTGGACCCCGACCTGCTCTATTGGGGCACCAAGAGCGGCAGCCGCCAGGCCTTTGCCGAAGCCAACGTGCCCCATCCCGACGGCAGCTTGCAGACCTGGACCGCAGAAGAACTGGTGCTGGCAACGGTAGACCTGTGGGAGCGTCGCCCCGACCTGAAGCGGATGGTCGTAAAGCTAAACGAGGGCTTTTCGGGTCAGGGGAACGCGCTGCTGGATCTGCGGCCGCTCTCCGCCGTTGCGCCGGGGCAGGCATCCACCGAAGCCCGACGGGAAGCGATCGCCCAGGCGTTTCACTACCTCAGCTTCCAGAGCGACACCGAAACCTGGGACAACTTCAGCAGCAAAATTCCCGAACTGGGGGCGATTGTCGAAGCGTTTATCGAAGGCGAAGAAAAGCGATCGCCCAGCGTCCAGTGCCGCATTACGCCGCTGGGTGAGGTCGAGGTGCTGTCTACCCACGACCAGATCTTGGGCGGGCCCGACGGGCAAATCTTTTTGGGCTGTCGCTTTCCAGCGGACGAGTCTTACCGGATGCGCCTGCAAGACTATGGCTATGCAGTGGGCAAGGTGCTGGCAGAAAAGGGCGTTTTGGAACGGTTTAGCATTGATTTCATGGCAGTCCGGCCAGACGCGACGGAGGACTGGGATTTGCAGGCGATCGAAATCAACGTCCGCAAAGGCGGCACAACGCATCCCTTCATGACGCTGAAGCTGCTCACCAGCGGCAGCTACGATCCCCAAACTGGGCTATTTCTCAACCAGCACGGTCAGCCCAAATATTACATCGCCACCGACAACTTGCAGAGCGATCGCTATCTCGGCTTGCTGCCCAGCGACCTAATGGACATCATCGTGCAGCATCGCCTCCACTTTACGCCCATTACCGAAACAGGCAGCGTGTTTCACATCATGGGCTGCCTGTCGGAATACGGCAAACTGGGGCTGACCAGCATCGGCGACTCGCCCCAGGACGCAGAAGACCGCTATAACCAGGTGATCGCCACGCTCGATCAGGAAACTGAAGCGAACCTGTCGCACCCGTTTCATCCTGCGTCCCACACGCCGCCCATCAACTGGCACTTTCACCACGAAGGCTAG
- a CDS encoding HEAT repeat domain-containing protein — translation MTAFFYLAAQTSMVSNPRILSAQSQDFPLLPQAEDGAIPAGSASQIAADWELLVQRVQQHLGHLEEQLQTSGIRPARTELETLSQWAIAVLCEGDFQDRWDMAKLFPRLEALAAEPAESVKQLLLDPLLALLQDEEEDPDTRWFVARILGEFRQPAVLTALVHLLQTAPTEDLQQIAAAALAGFGKAAIAPLAQLLQVPHTRLLAVKTLSQIQDPGVVQPLMKLLRDPDPQVRAAALSAIGSARDRHIPDLLIAALGDSSAAVRQVAVTELGFRADLLSDYDLVSLIYPLLLDASAGVAQQAAIALGRLGTNPAATALYRVAHLSHTTHPQRMALVQALGWMGTPTALHHLHRLALQWSEEAPSAPLLHATIQAMGRVEVPELRWQAARYLVELLELLHGNLPAVQTAAVKQAIALQLGKLGDLDALDALVHLATEPDLGVKLHAIAALKQLHPDQGRQQLEALSNNHQVSEQTRQEVAIALAEW, via the coding sequence TTGACCGCATTTTTCTATCTGGCGGCACAGACGAGTATGGTCAGCAATCCGCGTATTTTATCTGCCCAATCGCAGGACTTCCCGCTGCTTCCGCAGGCAGAGGATGGGGCGATTCCCGCAGGGAGCGCTTCGCAAATCGCCGCCGATTGGGAATTGCTGGTACAGCGGGTACAGCAACACTTGGGGCATCTAGAAGAACAGTTGCAGACCAGTGGTATCCGCCCCGCTCGAACAGAACTGGAAACGCTGAGTCAGTGGGCGATCGCTGTACTGTGTGAGGGCGACTTTCAAGACCGCTGGGACATGGCCAAGCTATTTCCTCGGCTAGAAGCCTTGGCGGCTGAACCGGCAGAGTCTGTCAAGCAACTGCTGCTCGACCCGCTGCTGGCGCTGCTGCAAGACGAAGAGGAAGACCCGGATACGCGCTGGTTTGTGGCTCGGATCTTAGGCGAGTTTCGTCAGCCTGCGGTGCTGACAGCGCTGGTTCACCTATTGCAAACCGCCCCCACCGAAGATTTGCAGCAGATCGCGGCGGCGGCGCTGGCAGGCTTTGGAAAAGCGGCGATCGCCCCCCTTGCCCAACTGCTCCAAGTTCCCCACACGCGCCTGCTGGCCGTGAAAACCCTGTCCCAGATTCAAGATCCCGGCGTGGTTCAGCCGCTGATGAAACTGCTGCGCGATCCTGACCCACAGGTGAGAGCCGCCGCGCTCTCTGCCATCGGCAGTGCCCGCGATCGCCACATTCCTGACCTGCTAATTGCAGCACTGGGCGACTCCTCAGCAGCAGTGCGCCAGGTAGCAGTGACGGAACTCGGTTTTCGCGCAGACCTGCTGTCGGACTATGACCTAGTGAGCTTAATCTATCCGCTGCTGCTGGATGCTAGTGCTGGCGTGGCCCAGCAAGCGGCGATCGCCCTGGGTCGCCTGGGCACCAATCCGGCCGCCACCGCGCTCTACCGCGTCGCCCACTTGTCCCACACGACCCATCCACAGCGCATGGCGCTAGTGCAAGCGCTGGGCTGGATGGGCACACCCACTGCCCTGCACCATCTGCATCGGCTGGCGCTCCAGTGGAGCGAGGAAGCCCCATCCGCCCCACTGCTACACGCTACGATTCAGGCAATGGGTCGCGTCGAAGTCCCAGAACTGCGCTGGCAGGCGGCCCGCTATCTGGTGGAACTGTTGGAACTGTTGCACGGTAATCTACCTGCGGTGCAAACTGCTGCCGTGAAACAGGCGATCGCCCTCCAGCTTGGAAAATTGGGCGACCTTGACGCGCTGGATGCCCTGGTTCACCTGGCAACCGAGCCGGATCTGGGCGTGAAACTCCATGCGATCGCCGCCCTCAAGCAGCTTCACCCCGACCAAGGTCGGCAGCAGCTCGAAGCACTGTCCAACAACCATCAAGTTTCAGAACAAACCCGGCAAGAAGTGGCGATCGCCCTCGCAGAGTGGTAA
- a CDS encoding ferredoxin--nitrite reductase, producing MTSTVPAETSLNKFEKLKSEKDGLAVKSELEDFARLGWEAMNETDRDHRLKWMGVFFRPVTPGKFMLRMRMPNGILTSGQMRVLAEVVERYGEDGNADITTRQNLQLRGIRLEDIPDIFRRFEQAGLTSIQSGMDNVRNITGSPVAGIDADELIDTRGLVRKVQDMITNNGEGNPSFTNLPRKFNIAIAGCRDNSVHAEINDIAFVPAYKDGRLGFNVLVGGFFSAKRCEAAVPLNAWVDPRDVVALCEAILIVYRNHGLRANRQKARLMWLIDEWGMDKFRAEVEQQLGHPLQTAAPKDEILWDKRDHIGIHAQKQPGLNYVGLHVPVGRLYAPDMFDLARIAEVYGSGEIRLTVEQNVIIPDVPDSRVAPLLKEPLLEKFSVSPGLLVRSLVSCTGAQFCNFALIETKNRAMALINELESELEITRPVRIHWTGCPNSCGQPQVADIGLMGTKVRKDGKAAEGVDLYMGGKVGKHAELGTCVQKGIPCDDLKPILRNLLIENFGARPK from the coding sequence ATGACCAGTACCGTTCCAGCAGAAACCAGTCTGAATAAGTTCGAGAAGCTCAAGTCCGAAAAAGATGGTCTGGCGGTCAAGTCTGAACTGGAAGACTTTGCCCGTCTGGGCTGGGAAGCGATGAATGAGACCGACCGCGACCATCGCCTGAAGTGGATGGGCGTGTTTTTTCGGCCCGTCACGCCGGGTAAGTTCATGCTGCGGATGCGGATGCCCAATGGCATTCTCACGAGCGGACAGATGCGGGTGCTGGCGGAGGTTGTCGAGCGCTACGGCGAAGATGGCAACGCCGACATCACCACGCGGCAAAACCTCCAGCTTCGCGGCATTCGGCTAGAAGATATTCCCGATATCTTCCGGCGGTTTGAGCAGGCAGGGTTGACCAGCATCCAGTCCGGCATGGACAACGTTCGCAACATCACGGGTTCGCCCGTGGCGGGCATTGATGCCGACGAGTTGATTGACACTCGCGGGCTGGTGCGAAAGGTGCAGGACATGATCACCAACAACGGCGAGGGCAACCCGTCGTTCACTAACCTGCCGCGCAAGTTCAATATTGCGATCGCCGGATGCCGCGACAACTCGGTACACGCCGAGATCAACGACATCGCCTTTGTACCTGCCTACAAGGACGGACGGCTGGGGTTTAACGTGCTGGTGGGCGGGTTCTTCTCGGCCAAGCGCTGCGAAGCCGCTGTGCCGCTCAATGCCTGGGTCGATCCGCGTGATGTGGTGGCCTTGTGCGAAGCCATCCTCATCGTCTATCGCAATCACGGGCTGCGGGCCAATCGCCAAAAAGCTCGCCTGATGTGGCTGATCGACGAGTGGGGCATGGATAAGTTTCGTGCCGAAGTGGAGCAGCAGTTGGGACATCCCTTGCAAACTGCCGCGCCCAAGGACGAAATCCTGTGGGACAAGCGCGACCACATCGGCATCCACGCCCAAAAGCAGCCGGGGCTGAACTACGTGGGGCTGCATGTTCCCGTCGGTCGGCTGTATGCGCCCGATATGTTTGACCTGGCGCGGATTGCCGAGGTCTACGGCAGCGGCGAAATCCGCCTAACCGTCGAGCAAAATGTGATTATTCCCGACGTGCCCGATTCTCGCGTTGCGCCCTTGCTGAAGGAGCCGCTGCTAGAGAAGTTTTCGGTGAGTCCGGGGCTACTCGTGCGATCGCTCGTTTCCTGCACTGGGGCCCAGTTCTGCAACTTCGCCCTGATCGAAACCAAAAACCGAGCAATGGCGCTGATCAACGAACTGGAATCTGAACTGGAAATCACGCGCCCAGTTCGCATCCACTGGACAGGCTGCCCCAACTCCTGCGGCCAGCCCCAGGTCGCCGACATCGGTCTGATGGGCACCAAAGTCCGCAAAGACGGCAAAGCTGCTGAAGGCGTGGACTTGTACATGGGCGGCAAAGTCGGCAAACACGCCGAACTCGGCACCTGCGTCCAAAAAGGCATTCCCTGCGACGACCTCAAGCCCATCCTGCGGAATCTGCTGATCGAAAACTTCGGCGCACGACCGAAGTAA